The genomic region TATATGGAAAACAATAAACCCCCCATTAGAACCATTTCCCCGGGACGCGTTTTTAGAAACGAAGCCATTTCATCGAGATCCCATTGCTTTTTTCATCAGGTAGAAGGATTGTATATTGATAAAGGGGTTTCTTTTGCAGATTTAAAACAGACTTTGCAGTATTTTACTACTGAAATGTTTGGAAAATCTAAAATAAGATTGCGCCCTTCCTATTTCCCTTTTACCGAGCCTAGCGCAGAAGTAGATGTGTACTGGGGGCTGGAAACCGAAACCGATTATAGAATGACCAAAGGAACTGGCTGGTTGGAGATTATGGGTTGCGGTATGGTAGATCCTAACGTACTTGAAAATTGTGGAATCGATTCCAAAGAGTATTCCGGATTTGCTTTTGGTATGGGTATCGATAGGATAGCCTTGTTGCTTCATCAAATTTCGGATATTAGAATGTTGAGTGAAAATGACATTCGTTTTTTAAAGCAGTTTAAATCGGTATTGTAAGCCTATCAGTATGAAAAAGGATATTGAAATACCAATTACAAGGATGTGCACATTGCCGCAGTTAACGAATGGGATGAAAAGCATTTAACCAAAACTTGGTATGTTTATTTAATAAATAACTGCGATACGCCCATAGAGGGAACTATTGTGGTTTCCAAAGGTTATGGAGATGATTTAAAAACGTCTACAATGCGACACGGATTGGGCGATTTTGAAGCGAAATCTTTTAGAAAAGTAGAAATTTTACAAGAGGATGTTTTTAAGTTGACAAACGAATATTTTGTTACTTTTTTTGCAGAAAACAAACTTTTTGAGCGTAAGTTTTTGTTTCAACCTCACCAAGTTTCAGAAAATAACACTTCACAAGTCCCGCTGCTTCAAATGGAAGGAGTTTTGGCTCAATAAATCTCAAAAAGCCTTTTTATTTTAACATTTTCAGTAATAAATCCTTAAAAACTAATACCTGAGATTTTAGTATTAAATATTTAAGGGTGTTGGTTTTACAATATTCTTATTGCAATTATAGGCATTCTGCGCTAACTTGTGGAGACGTAATTCACAAATCTAGCGAATAATGAAAAATGCTAAAAACAACAGTAGAAGGGAATGGTTTAAAAAAGGGGCGCTAGCTGCTGGGGCCTTAGCTTTAACGCCAATGGATATTTGGGGAAAAGCTGTGGAAGAAGCCAGCGTTAAAAAGCAGAAATTCATTTTTGATGCGGGTTACGGCGGTTTGAATGAATTTACACCTCCAAAATTCCCAGATTTAAGCACCGTTAAGGCTAGATTACTTTGGAATGAAAACCCGTACGGGCCCTCTCCAAAAGCATCTATTGCGTTTCAGAAGGCTGTTTATGAAGGGAATCATTACTCTTGGAATTCCTTAGGGAATCTGGTGGATAAAATTTCAAAAAAAGAAGGAGTTTCTCCACAACAAATTATGATGGGCCCAGGTTCGTCGGATCTTTTGGAGAAAACAGCCATGGTATATTTTAAAAATGGGGGCAACGTAGTTTGTGGAGACCCCTGCTACATGTCTCTTGTTCATGTGGCAAAGGCTTCTGGTGGAGATTGGAAACCCGTGAAACTTACAAAGGATTTTCAGCACGATTTGGAGGCAATGGAAGCAGCCATAGACAAAAACACCAAGTTGGTGTATATTACAAACCCGAACAATCCTACCGCGACGATAACAGATACAAAGAAGCTGTACGATTTTTGTGAGCGCGTTTCAGAAAAAGTACCAATTTTTATAGACGAAGCTTATATTGAACTTTCCGAAGGCGGTCTTGCAAATAGTATGGCACCATTGGTGGCGAAGGGTAAAAATATATTTGTAGCGCGTACTTTTTCCAAAATTTATGGCATGGCAGGATTGCGTATTGGGTATATGTTGGGAAATGCAGAATCACTGAAAAAGATAAATGAGATAACACGTGGCGGTATGGGAATTACAGGGCCGACGATTGCCGCTGCAAGCGCGAGCATGGAAGATGAAGTTTTTCTTTCTGAATGTAAATCTAAAATTACCTACGCTAAAAAGTTTACCTATAACCTATTGAATGAAAAAGGTATAAACTACTTGCCGTCCCAAACCAATTTTGTGCTTTTTCCAATACCCCTAAAAGGAGATGAATTTTTGGAAAAGATCTACGAGCACAAAGTGGTGGTTAGAACGTTTAATTTTTGGGATCAAGATTGGTGCAGGGTGAGTATGGGGACTGAAGAGGAAATGAACTATTTTGCCAAGGCGATCAATGAAATTTTGGTTTAATGGATTATGCTCTTCAAAAGACCATATCGCTTCTATTATTAATTTTAATCGGGGTTCTGCTGAAGTTAAAATTTAAGAATCCAGATGAAATTACCGGGTTAAAGAAGATTATTCTCAACCTTGCACTGCCTGCAACCATCTTTATGGCATTGCTAAAGATTGAAATAAGTAAAGAGTTAGCGCTGTTGCCTATTATAGCTATTCTTTTAAATTTCTTGTTGTTTGCGCTTGCGGGTTTTTTGCTTCCTGTGGTTGGGATTTCTAAAAATTCACCAGAGGGTAGAACCAGTAGGCTTTTAATACCCTCATTGGCTCCAGGATTATCCTGCTTTCCCTTTGTATTAGAATTTTTGGGAGACGATTATTTGGCAAAGGCAGCTATGGCAGACTTAGGGAATAAAATATTTGTGCTTATCGTTCTCTACATTATTGCTATGAAATGGTTTTACAAAAACAATAGCGAGAAAATAAAGCAGGTTGACAATTCAAAAAAAATTAAGGATTTATTGTTGTCCATGGTAAAGGAACCTGTAAATCTGTTTATAATTTCTGCACTAGTTTTGGTATTGTTTGGAGTTAATTTAAGTATGTTTCCATCTTTTTTTAAAGATGTATTTTCAAGATTGAGTGTTATTATGACTCCTTTGATCCTGATATTCATTGGGCTTGCGTTTAAAATAAAACGCCGCCAATTTTTGCAAATATTTGCATTGTTGCTTTTAAGGGCGGGCATTGTGCTTATGCTTATGGCAGGTCTTGTTTTGTTGTTTGATATACCACAAAATGAAAATGTATTGCTATTGGTAGCCTTCGCACTAAGCGCATGTAGTTTTTGGCCATTTGCACATATCTCAATGGTTGATGCTGCTGAAAAAAATAAGGAAGCAACTTCAAAAACCTTTAGCAATAGTTTTGCCATAGGTATTTTAGCGCTATCACTTCCTATCTCCACACTTCTTATTCTTGCCATACTTTCCAGCGGGGAAGTGTTTACAAGTCCTTTTAATTTAGTAACTTTAGGTGTTTTATGCTGTTTCGGTGCCGTTTTTAGTGTACTTTGTAAAAGTATTAAAATCCCGAAACAGGTGTCTTCCTCCAAAGAACTTTTTAGAAAGTCAACTACCTAAGCCAAACGTATGCTTAATGGATGCATCATTTAGGAAATCCCTAAACCGTTTTTCTAAATAATTAATAGGAATTGTCATTTTTTAAAAAGCTACAATTCCACGAAGTAGATTCAATACTAAATGCTTTTGAGCATTAACAAAAAGTTAACTTCAATTAGTTCGGTTAATTCCGAACTAACTATAGTTTTGTGATTTATTATGATATGATGAATGAAAATCTTGAAATTCAACAGCTGAAAAAGCAAATTATTGAAGAGATGGGGGTATACTTTGAAAGCGAAGATACTACTTCCCCTTTGTCTTCAAGAATCTTTGCTTTACTGGTGTTGGAAGGCAGTGAAGGAGCCTCTTTCGACAAGATTGTGGAGGAATTGGAAATAAGTAAAAGTTCGGCATCTACCAATTTGCAAATACTGCAATCGATGGGGCGGGTGAGTTATTATACAAAACCGGGAGATCGAAAAAGATATTTTAAGGCTTCTGTTACGAGCTTAGTAAATAGATTGGAAGATAAAATACAATCTTGGAAAAGGGAAAGATGTTTGCACGAAAGAGTAGCGACCTATCGAGAGAAAGTAATTTCTAATAATGAAGATAATAATATAGATGTGGAAAAGGACTTGTCCTTCAATATTCACTATATAGAATTTGTTGATGTAATGATCGACAATTTAAGCAGGCTTAAGAACAATATTTTAATAACCGTCAATCAAGATTAACAATGTACTTTAAACCTTATTCTAGCTTATTCTCCCTTTGTTTAGCTCTTGTGCTAATAAGTTGCGGGGATAATGAAAAACAACAGCAAGGCCAGCAGGCAATGCCTTTTCCTACCGTAAAAATAGAGAAGCGGGATGTAACCACTTATAAAAGTTATCCTGCCAGTATTCAAGGGGAAATAAACAGTGAAATTAGGCCAAAAGTATCGGGTTATATTCAAGATGTTTTGGTAGATGAAGGGGAAAAAGTAAAAAAGGGACAATTACTTTTTAGATTGGAGACCGAAAGCCTCACCCAAGATGCTGATGCTGCCAAAGCCAGCGTAAACGTAGCGCAAGTAGAAGTAGATCGGTTGAAACCACTGGTGGAAAAAGGTATTATTAGTCAAGTGCAATTGGAAACTGCCAAAGCCAATTTGGCGCAGGCCAAAAGTAATTATAACAGTATAAATGCCAATATTAATTACGCTTCCGTTAAAAGTCCGGTCGATGGCGTGGTAGGCTCCATTCCTTTTCGTAGGGGTGCTTTGGTAAGTGCTACCACCCAAACCCCTTTAACAACCATTTCCAGTATCGATCGGGTCTATGCTTTTTTCAGTATGAACGAAAAGGACTTTCTATCCATTCTTAAAAATATGAAAGGGGAAACCTTGGATGAAAAAGCGAAGAATACTTCCAAAGTCAATTTAATATTGGCAGATGGATCTACTTACGAGCAACAGGGTACGGTGGAAACAATAACAGGAAATATAGACCCTCAAACAGGAACCGTTTCCTTTAGGGCTACCTTCGAAAACCCGCAGGGGCTTCTAAGAAGCGGAAGTAGTGGAACCATTAAAGTACCTCAAAATTATGAATCGGTCATTGTAGTGCCCAGCTTATCTACTTTTGAGCAGCAAGGTAAAAAGTTTGTCTATAAAGTAGCAGAGAACGACAGCATTTTTGAGGCGGCCATAAAAACCTTGGATGAAACCGACAAATTCCTAGTCGTTAAGGAAGGCATAGAAGAAGGCGATCAAATTTTAGCGAAAGGAGTGGATAAAGTTAAGTCGGGAATGAAAATTGTGCCGCAACCAACTTCTTTGGATAGTATTTTCAATTCGTTTGACACCGTATTTAAATAAGATAGTATGTTAAAAGTATTTATAGAAAGGCCGGTATTATCTACCGTAATATCTATTGTAATTACCGTTATAGGGGTGCTGGGGGTACTCACGCTTCCGGTAACACAATATCCAGATATCGCCCCACCAACGGTACAGGTAACAGCATCTTATCCTGGTGCCAATGCAGAAACAATCTTAGAAAGTGTAATTGTGCCCATTGAAGAACAAATCAATGGGGTAGAGGGGATGACCTACATCACTTCCACCGCCAGTAACGATGGTAGCGCATCTATTACTGTTTATTTTGAACAAGGATACGATCCCGATATTGCGGCTGTAAACGTTCAAAACAGGGTGGCGCGTGCGAATGCTGTTTTGCCTTCCGAAGTAATTCGTGCCGGGGTAATTACACAGAAGCAGGAGAATTCCGCTTTGATGTATGTAGCGCTCTATTCTACCAACAAAGATTATGATGATGTTTTTCTTCAGAATTATTTAAATATCAATGTTCGCCCAGAGATTTTGCGTATTAAGGGTGTGGGTGCCGTGAATGTATTTGGGGCCAAAGAATATTCCATGCGGGTTTGGATAGATCCCGATAAAATGGCCAACTATTCCTTAACCAGTAACGATGTTATTGGAGCCATCAACGAACAAAGTTTAGAGGCTGCAGCAGGTTCTATAGGGCAGAATTCTGGAAAATCTTTTGAATATGTTATCAAATATAAAGGGCGCTTTAAAACACCTGAGGAATATAATAGTATCATTATAAAATCTTTAGGCAATGGAAAGTATTTACGCCTTAAAGATGTTGCCAAAGTAGAATTGGATGCGTTTTCCTATGCTTCTTTATCGAGGTCGAAAGGATATCCAGGGATTAACTTTGGGGTATTTCAAACACCGGGGTCGAATGCGCAGGAAATCATAAACGAAATTTATGGCAAGCTGGATAAGTTGGAAAAAGATTTTCCAAGCGGCGTTGAGTATTTGGTGAATTACGACACCAATAAATTTCTTACCGCTTCTATCGATAAGGTAAAGCATACTCTTATCGAAGCATTCCTTTTGGTGTTTTTGGTTGTTTTTGTCTTCCTTCAAGATGTAAAATCAACTTTAATACCTGCCATTGCAGTACCGGTAGCCATTATAGGAACCTTCTTTTTTCTGCAACTGTTGGGGTACTCGCTTAACTTACTAACGCTTTTCGCACTTATCCTCGCTATTGGTATTGTGGTAGATGATGCCATTGTGGTGGTAGAAGCCGTACATGCCAAATTGGAAGGGGGGTACGACAATGCGAGGAAGGCCTCCATTTCTGCCATGAGTGAAATCAGTGGAGCGATTATTTCGATTACTCTGGTAATGGCAGCGGTATTTATCCCAATCACCTTCATTCAAGGGCCTTCAGGGGTTTTTTACGAACAGTTTGGGGTAACACTGATAATTGCGATATTAATTTCCGCAGTAAACGCACTTACTTTAAGTCCTGCCCTATGTGCTATCTTTTTGAAACCGCATAAGGAAGAAGATAGGGAGAAAAAGAAAAGCTTTATTCAACGTTTCTATGCTGCCTTTAATGCAGGTTTTGAAGCAACGACACATCGATATACGAAATCCCTTGGTTTTTTACTGAAACACAAATGGATTACTGGAATTATTCTGGTAGCCGCCATCGCTGGAATCTTCTGGGCCAGTAACACAACGCCAACCGGTTTTGTGCCTACGGAAGATAGAGGGGTTATTTTTGTAAATGTGGAATTACCTCCAGGATCTTCCCTTGATAGAACATTCAATACCACGGAAGAGCTATACGATATAATTGAAGATATTGATGGTATTAGAACGGCTTCCTTAATTTCCGGTAGTAATTTCTTTTCTGGTGCCGGAAGCTCCTATGCGCTTGGGTTTATCATTTTAGAAGACTGGGAAGAAAGAACAACAGATGCGACTTCCGTAGAGGGGATTACCGCTCAATTATACCAAAAAACGGCTGGATTAAGCGATGCAAAATTGATATTTTTCCAACCACCGAGTATTCCTGGTTTTGGTTCTTCGGAAGGGTTTGAAGTGCAGTTATTAGATCGTGCAGCACATTCCTTAAAGGATTTGGATAAGGTTGCCGGTGATTTCGCCAGTGCTTTAATGCAAAATCCGGAAATAGGTTTTGCCAATAATTCTTTTAATACCAACTTCCCACAGTTGGAAATGGATATAAACATTGCCAAAGCCAAGGAAGCTGGAATTTCCGTAAACGATATTATTTCTACGCTCCAAGGTTATATAGGAGGGTTTTATGCGGCAGATTTTAGTAGGTTTGGTAAGCAATATCGGGTGTTTGTGCAGTCGGAACCAGAGGATAGGTCAGAAATAAGTAGTTTGAACAGTATTTACGTAAGAAATGCCGATGGGGAAATGGCACCCGTTTCCTCTTTCGTAACTTTAAAAAGAGTGTACGGTCCGCAGTCGGTAAATCGGTTTAACTTGTTCAATGCGGTAACCATTAACGGTTCTGCTGCTCCTGGGTTTAGTTCTGGGGATGCCATTAGCACCATTAATAAAGTTGCAGGGGAAACCTTGCCGAATAATTATGAGATAGCTTATTCCGGCTTAACAAGGGAGGAAATTGCCTCTACAGGTCAATCTGGACTTATTTTTGCTTTGAGTATTCTTTTTGTATACTTCTTTTTATCGGCACAATACGAGAGTTATATCCTACCATTTGCCATCCTTTTATCTTTACCTATTGGGGTTATGGGGGCCTTTATAACCACTAAATTTGCCGGATTGCAGAATAACATATATTTCCAAATTGCCCTTATAATGTTAGTGGGGCTGTTGGCAAAAAATGCCATTCTTATTGTGGAATTTGCCTTACAACGAAGGAGACAAGGAGTGCCCTTACTGGAAGCTGCCATAGAAGGGGCACGGGTTCGTTTGCGTCCTATTTTAATGACTTCCTTTGCGTTTATACTCGGTTTAATGCCATTGGTGTTGGCAAATGGAGTGGGTGCAGAAGGTAATAATTCCATAGGTACTGGAGCGGCAGGAGGAATGCTTATCGGTACAGTTTTAGGGGTTTTTGTAATACCTGTTTTGTTTGTTGTATTCCAATGGCTGCAGGAAAGAATTACCGGAGCTCCAGAGCCTAAAGTTGAACAAGATAATAGCGCAGAGTAGCATGATGAATTTAAATAAACATAGTATAGTATTAATTATTTGTGTTCCTCTAATGTTACAATCTTGCTTTGTAGCTAAAAATTATGAAAGGCCGGAAGTAGAAACAGATGATTTATATAGAACCGATAAAATTACCACAGACAGTACCTCTATCGGGATGGTTTCTTGGCGGGCGTTGTTTCAAGATCCTATTTTGGAACGGCATATCGATACCGCTTTGGCTAATAATTTGGATATAAGAATTGCGGTTCAGCAAATTTTAGCTGCGGAAGCTTACTTAAAGCAGGGTAAGGCAGGGAATTATCCTACCTTGGGCATTAATGCCGACGTAACCCGTCAGGTAAATTCAGAAAACAGTCAATTTGGAAGTATTTTCAGTGAACCCATTGAGCAGTACAACCTAAGTGCGAACCTTTCGTGGGAAGCAGATATCTGGGGGAAAATAAGAAGCGATAAACGTGCTTTTGAAGCCACTTACCTGCAGAGTATTGAAGCCCATAAAGCGGTTAAAACCGAGTTGGTAGCTTCTGTAGCTTCTGCCTATTACCAATTATTGTCGTTGGATGAGCAATTGAGGGTAACCGAAGAAACCATTACCACCAGGGCACAAAGTTTGGAAACAGCAAAAGCATTAAAAAATGCTGGAATGCTCACAGAAGTGGCAGTACAGCAAACGGCGGCTCAACTTTATAACGCACAAGCCATTAAAATCGATTTGGAGAATGAGATTAAATTATTGGAGAATACGTTTTCCATTTTGTTGGCTCAGCCTCCACAAGCGGTAGAAAGAACCAGCTTGGAAGAACAGGAGCTTACTTCCGATTTGGTGGTAGGTGTTCCTTATCTCTTATTGCAAAATCGTCCCGATGTAGCGGCGGCAGAATACAATCTTAGAAATGCCTTTGAGCTTACTAACGTGGCGAGAAGCAGTTTTTACCCTTCCGTAACCTTGAGCGCAACAGCCGGATTTCAAAGTTTGCAATTCGATAATTGGTTGGATGCGAGTTCTATTTTTAATACCCTAATTGGAGGTCTTATGCAACCAGTTTTAAACGGGAGAAGGATTAGAACTCAATATGAAGTTTCTCAAGCACAGCAGGAGCAGGCGTTACTCAATTACAAAAAAGCATTGTTGGTGGCTGGCCGTGAGGTTTCAGATGCTTTGTATAGGTACGATGCGGCTTCAGAAAAAATTGAAGTACGAGAAAGGGAATACGAAGCCTACAATAAAGCAACCGAATTTTCTAAAGAATTATTAAAACAAGGATTGGCAAACTATTTAGAAGTGCTAACAGCTCAAGAAAACGAACTTAACTCGGAGTTGCTCCTTGTTGAAAATAAATATGTAAAGCTAAATGCCGTGGTTACCCTTTACCAAGCACTAGGTGGAGGGTGGCAATAGTCATTTTTAAATTATACATATTACATTCATGGTTAATCCTCACTTCGGTGAGGATTTTTTTGCTTTTTAGGAAAGAAAGAATTTAATTAGCAATCTAAACTATTTACTATGAATGTTGAAAATTTATCACAAGAGCAAATCAAGGTCGAGCAAGGCAGGTTTATGACCAAAGTTTATGGTTGGATGTCTGGCGCTTTAATTTTAACTGGTATTATAGCTGCTTGGGTAGCGAATACAGAAGAAATTGTAAATGTAATTTTTAGCAACCGTCTCTATTTTTATGGGCTCTTAATTGTAGAGTTTTTGGCAGTAGCTTATTTAAGTGCGGCTATCAACAAGTTGAGCGCTAATACTGCTATTGCTTTATTTTTAGGATATGCTGCGCTAAACGGATTGACTTTTTCGGTTATATTTTTAGCGTTTACAGCAGAATCTATAGCTACAACATTCTACATAACCGCTGGGACTTTTGGTGCTATGAGTATTTATGGATATTATACCAAAACAGACTTGACGTCGGTAGGGAATATTGCATTTATGGGGCTTATCGGTTTGATTATTGCTTCGATAGTAAATTTATTCTTTCAAAATGAAATGTTGTATTGGATTGTTACCTATGCCGGCGTGTTAATTTTTGTTGCTTTAACAGCTTATGATACCCAAAAGATTAAGCGGCTGAATATAATTGGGAACGAAGGTACCGAAGAAGACCAAAAAGAAGCCATTATGGGAGCGCTTACCCTTTATTTGGATTTTATTAATCTGTTTCTATTCTTGCTTAGAATTTTTGGTAGAAGGAAGTAACGAGTATAAGGTATATTAATTACATTTCCTTTTCCTGCTTTAATATAGCCTCAATTGTAGCTTCTAGTTTTTCTTTATTGTCGTAGATTGGGGCTAAATCAATAATTTCTACTTTTCTAAACTCCACAGGGTGACTTTCACTTTGAATTGAAATATAGCCTTCTGTTAGTGGTTTTCCGTCTTGTTTTACTTTCGGATCGAAATTAGCAACTCCTTCCCCACCAATGGTTGGATTGTAATACTCCAGCACTGTTTCGCCTTCTAAGATATGTTTTACTACAGAATCTTTCAAAACTAAAAAGGTGCCACGTACCCATTGGTCGCCACGATAGGTTTTGGAAGAGGAATTGGTGCAATGAGGGGTAAATAGGGAATCTTTATAAATTACATTGGTGCCAGGCGTACAAAGGTTTAAAGTGGAGCGCTGTTCTTGGGAATCTAGCTTTCCGCCAAGAAACTGACCCTCGATGGAAATGGGAAAATCCTGATCTTTTAACATAGTTTGCGGATCTTGCCCATGCAGCATAGCGCCACTATTTCGCCAAGCCCAGCCTTCACCATCGGCTATTTGGTTATCGACAAAACGATATTCTATGGCCAAGAAATAAGCTGAAAACGGTTTGTTATAGAACAGATGTCCGTATTGGCGGTCGAAAACATCGTTGTAGCCGTCGTAGTTTACGGTAATGTTTCCATTTTTTACTGAAAAAGTATTGGCGTAATTTTCGCCTACCTCGTGTTTTGAAATTTTAGGGATCCAATCGCTTAAATCGTTGCCGTTAAAAAGTTGTTGCCAGTTTAATTCAATAGCGGCATCAACTTGTTCTACTGGCTCACTATCTTTTTTTTCTTGGTTTTTACAATGGATAAAAAGAACTGATAAGGCCAATAAAAAAAGCTGATGTCGTTTCATATAATATGGTAGGATGATTTATTTAACGCTTCTAATGTATTCAACAATAGCTCGCGCTTCGTCTTCTTTTACATTCTGGTTTAACATAATGGCATTGTTGTATTCCTTCATCAATGCAATGGCAATTGGGTCTTCTTTTAGCATCTTATCTGGATTGATAATCATATTCATTACCCAAGAAGGATTTCTTCTATCTAAAACATCTTTTAAAGCCGGCCCGATAAGTCTTTTGTCTATGACGTGGCAAGCAGTACATTTAGTATTGAAAATTTCTTTTCCTTTAGCCACCATTTCCTCATCTATCTCCGCAGGTAATTCCATTCCGCTAACAGGTCCAACTCCTTCGTTGTCCATATCGACTGGAGTTGCTGCGGTTTCTTCTTCTTTGCTCGATTTTTC from Galbibacter sp. BG1 harbors:
- a CDS encoding Bax inhibitor-1/YccA family protein gives rise to the protein MNVENLSQEQIKVEQGRFMTKVYGWMSGALILTGIIAAWVANTEEIVNVIFSNRLYFYGLLIVEFLAVAYLSAAINKLSANTAIALFLGYAALNGLTFSVIFLAFTAESIATTFYITAGTFGAMSIYGYYTKTDLTSVGNIAFMGLIGLIIASIVNLFFQNEMLYWIVTYAGVLIFVALTAYDTQKIKRLNIIGNEGTEEDQKEAIMGALTLYLDFINLFLFLLRIFGRRK
- a CDS encoding efflux RND transporter periplasmic adaptor subunit, with amino-acid sequence MLISCGDNEKQQQGQQAMPFPTVKIEKRDVTTYKSYPASIQGEINSEIRPKVSGYIQDVLVDEGEKVKKGQLLFRLETESLTQDADAAKASVNVAQVEVDRLKPLVEKGIISQVQLETAKANLAQAKSNYNSINANINYASVKSPVDGVVGSIPFRRGALVSATTQTPLTTISSIDRVYAFFSMNEKDFLSILKNMKGETLDEKAKNTSKVNLILADGSTYEQQGTVETITGNIDPQTGTVSFRATFENPQGLLRSGSSGTIKVPQNYESVIVVPSLSTFEQQGKKFVYKVAENDSIFEAAIKTLDETDKFLVVKEGIEEGDQILAKGVDKVKSGMKIVPQPTSLDSIFNSFDTVFK
- a CDS encoding efflux transporter outer membrane subunit; the encoded protein is MLQSCFVAKNYERPEVETDDLYRTDKITTDSTSIGMVSWRALFQDPILERHIDTALANNLDIRIAVQQILAAEAYLKQGKAGNYPTLGINADVTRQVNSENSQFGSIFSEPIEQYNLSANLSWEADIWGKIRSDKRAFEATYLQSIEAHKAVKTELVASVASAYYQLLSLDEQLRVTEETITTRAQSLETAKALKNAGMLTEVAVQQTAAQLYNAQAIKIDLENEIKLLENTFSILLAQPPQAVERTSLEEQELTSDLVVGVPYLLLQNRPDVAAAEYNLRNAFELTNVARSSFYPSVTLSATAGFQSLQFDNWLDASSIFNTLIGGLMQPVLNGRRIRTQYEVSQAQQEQALLNYKKALLVAGREVSDALYRYDAASEKIEVREREYEAYNKATEFSKELLKQGLANYLEVLTAQENELNSELLLVENKYVKLNAVVTLYQALGGGWQ
- a CDS encoding c-type cytochrome, giving the protein MKLYGTIASCLLALAIVSCGDGKKEKKEEKFQYQTNTPEKSSKEEETAATPVDMDNEGVGPVSGMELPAEIDEEMVAKGKEIFNTKCTACHVIDKRLIGPALKDVLDRRNPSWVMNMIINPDKMLKEDPIAIALMKEYNNAIMLNQNVKEDEARAIVEYIRSVK
- a CDS encoding GbsR/MarR family transcriptional regulator, translated to MIYYDMMNENLEIQQLKKQIIEEMGVYFESEDTTSPLSSRIFALLVLEGSEGASFDKIVEELEISKSSASTNLQILQSMGRVSYYTKPGDRKRYFKASVTSLVNRLEDKIQSWKRERCLHERVATYREKVISNNEDNNIDVEKDLSFNIHYIEFVDVMIDNLSRLKNNILITVNQD
- a CDS encoding pyridoxal phosphate-dependent aminotransferase, giving the protein MKNAKNNSRREWFKKGALAAGALALTPMDIWGKAVEEASVKKQKFIFDAGYGGLNEFTPPKFPDLSTVKARLLWNENPYGPSPKASIAFQKAVYEGNHYSWNSLGNLVDKISKKEGVSPQQIMMGPGSSDLLEKTAMVYFKNGGNVVCGDPCYMSLVHVAKASGGDWKPVKLTKDFQHDLEAMEAAIDKNTKLVYITNPNNPTATITDTKKLYDFCERVSEKVPIFIDEAYIELSEGGLANSMAPLVAKGKNIFVARTFSKIYGMAGLRIGYMLGNAESLKKINEITRGGMGITGPTIAAASASMEDEVFLSECKSKITYAKKFTYNLLNEKGINYLPSQTNFVLFPIPLKGDEFLEKIYEHKVVVRTFNFWDQDWCRVSMGTEEEMNYFAKAINEILV
- a CDS encoding DUF1080 domain-containing protein; this encodes MKRHQLFLLALSVLFIHCKNQEKKDSEPVEQVDAAIELNWQQLFNGNDLSDWIPKISKHEVGENYANTFSVKNGNITVNYDGYNDVFDRQYGHLFYNKPFSAYFLAIEYRFVDNQIADGEGWAWRNSGAMLHGQDPQTMLKDQDFPISIEGQFLGGKLDSQEQRSTLNLCTPGTNVIYKDSLFTPHCTNSSSKTYRGDQWVRGTFLVLKDSVVKHILEGETVLEYYNPTIGGEGVANFDPKVKQDGKPLTEGYISIQSESHPVEFRKVEIIDLAPIYDNKEKLEATIEAILKQEKEM
- a CDS encoding AEC family transporter, with translation MDYALQKTISLLLLILIGVLLKLKFKNPDEITGLKKIILNLALPATIFMALLKIEISKELALLPIIAILLNFLLFALAGFLLPVVGISKNSPEGRTSRLLIPSLAPGLSCFPFVLEFLGDDYLAKAAMADLGNKIFVLIVLYIIAMKWFYKNNSEKIKQVDNSKKIKDLLLSMVKEPVNLFIISALVLVLFGVNLSMFPSFFKDVFSRLSVIMTPLILIFIGLAFKIKRRQFLQIFALLLLRAGIVLMLMAGLVLLFDIPQNENVLLLVAFALSACSFWPFAHISMVDAAEKNKEATSKTFSNSFAIGILALSLPISTLLILAILSSGEVFTSPFNLVTLGVLCCFGAVFSVLCKSIKIPKQVSSSKELFRKSTT
- a CDS encoding efflux RND transporter permease subunit; the encoded protein is MLKVFIERPVLSTVISIVITVIGVLGVLTLPVTQYPDIAPPTVQVTASYPGANAETILESVIVPIEEQINGVEGMTYITSTASNDGSASITVYFEQGYDPDIAAVNVQNRVARANAVLPSEVIRAGVITQKQENSALMYVALYSTNKDYDDVFLQNYLNINVRPEILRIKGVGAVNVFGAKEYSMRVWIDPDKMANYSLTSNDVIGAINEQSLEAAAGSIGQNSGKSFEYVIKYKGRFKTPEEYNSIIIKSLGNGKYLRLKDVAKVELDAFSYASLSRSKGYPGINFGVFQTPGSNAQEIINEIYGKLDKLEKDFPSGVEYLVNYDTNKFLTASIDKVKHTLIEAFLLVFLVVFVFLQDVKSTLIPAIAVPVAIIGTFFFLQLLGYSLNLLTLFALILAIGIVVDDAIVVVEAVHAKLEGGYDNARKASISAMSEISGAIISITLVMAAVFIPITFIQGPSGVFYEQFGVTLIIAILISAVNALTLSPALCAIFLKPHKEEDREKKKSFIQRFYAAFNAGFEATTHRYTKSLGFLLKHKWITGIILVAAIAGIFWASNTTPTGFVPTEDRGVIFVNVELPPGSSLDRTFNTTEELYDIIEDIDGIRTASLISGSNFFSGAGSSYALGFIILEDWEERTTDATSVEGITAQLYQKTAGLSDAKLIFFQPPSIPGFGSSEGFEVQLLDRAAHSLKDLDKVAGDFASALMQNPEIGFANNSFNTNFPQLEMDINIAKAKEAGISVNDIISTLQGYIGGFYAADFSRFGKQYRVFVQSEPEDRSEISSLNSIYVRNADGEMAPVSSFVTLKRVYGPQSVNRFNLFNAVTINGSAAPGFSSGDAISTINKVAGETLPNNYEIAYSGLTREEIASTGQSGLIFALSILFVYFFLSAQYESYILPFAILLSLPIGVMGAFITTKFAGLQNNIYFQIALIMLVGLLAKNAILIVEFALQRRRQGVPLLEAAIEGARVRLRPILMTSFAFILGLMPLVLANGVGAEGNNSIGTGAAGGMLIGTVLGVFVIPVLFVVFQWLQERITGAPEPKVEQDNSAE